The sequence below is a genomic window from Paenibacillus silvisoli.
CGGCTTGAACACGGGCGTCGATGCGGCGAAGGCCATCGCGCTCGGAGCGGATTTGGCCGGGTACGGCCGCACGCTGCTGGCCGGGGCGGCGGAACAATCCGCCGCGGGAAGCGAGCTCGTCGAGCGTCAGATGGAGCGAATCGAATATGAGCTGCGTACGGCCATGTTCGGAATCGGCGCAGCAACCATCCGGGAACTGGGACAGACGAAGCGATTGCTGCGGATATGACGACGGTTGAACGCTGCCTCGCAGCTTAGTGCACCAGACCGGATCCTTCAATGTCCACGTTCACTTTGACATCGAATTTAAGCGTGGGATAAATGGACTCCCATTCTTTCCACGTTTGGCTGTTGCCCGCATGCGTAGCGCGGTAGCGAAGGCCGAAGCCGAACGGATCCACGCCTGCCCGCTGCACCTTCTCGAGCAGGCGTTTGGCTTCCGCGGCAACCTGATCATTAAACGCCTGCTCCAGCTTGTGCCAATCTTGATCGTACACGCCGCGAGGCGCCTCTTCGAAAATCCCGCCGATGTTCATCCTCAGCTTCAACACATACCCGTTTCCCTCTTTCCTAATCTTGTAATGGGACGTAATCCGGTCGATCGAAATGACAAGCGTATCTCCCTTTATATTCGCCGTTATCGTCGACTTCGCATAGCGATCGCGAATTTGGTTGTACATCTCCGTTTCCTGCGGATTCAATTCCGCCACGAGCTTCCGCTTATCCAGCAAGCCCAGCCTCGTCACGACGTAGCCGTTATCCTCCTTGCGCATAATCGGGAGTATGGGGTCCATCCCTTTTTCGCCGACGCGCCGCAAAAAGTCAAACAATTGTTCATTGATGATGTACGAGGACTGCGTGCCGTCATTGCCGAACAACAGAAAAATCGTATTGCCCGGAAAACGCTCGCCCTGCGGCTCGACGTTCATAATCGTTTTGGCATCCGGTCTGCCGATAGCGACATAGGCGATGTTCTGGACGTCGCGGCGCCTCGATACCCACTCCAGCGAGTCGTTGTAATCCGTTTGGATGAGACGTTCGCCGAATAGATACAGCTTGCAGTGGCCGAAATCCAGCTCTTTGTCCACATGCGATTTAAGCAGACGTATCGCTTCGGCAATGGTGGTCGCGTTGATGGTCTCCACCTGCGTTTTGGCGGCGCCGGGCTCGATCTTCGGCGACGGAATGGCGAGACGCAGCGTGATCGAATAGCCCTTCTGTCCCTCTGGCGCCGGGTCGATGCCCATCGCAATGACGAAGAACCGTTTGTCGATATCTCTGAAGCCGCAGCCGCTAATGGCGAACACAACCAGCAATACCACTGCCAGCATGAATAGGGGGCGGATGAAACGCGTCATGTGCCCAGCTTCTTTCTGCCTGCCCTCAGGCTGAAGAAGAACAACAGGAACACCATGACTACTTCAACGTAGACGCGAAGCATCAGCCAATATTGGGTAATGGTCAAATTTTGCTTCTCATTTAAAAAGTAAGAGGCAGCGAGGGTAGCGAGCGCAAATGCCGAAGCGATGAACCAGTTGGCTTTCGGGGTGCGCGCCGGATCGATTTGCGGCTTCATGCGGGGCATGCAGCTTTTGACCATTTCCATCGCAATATGCCAGCCGGTCGTCGTATAGACGATCGTCAAGTTCAGGAAGAGCAGCAGAAACAGAAAAATAACGCGCTCGATGAAGCCATAGCCCAGCATGAGCGAGTCGGAAGTGACGCTCCAGATATAGAGATACGAGGCTACGGCCTCCGTGCCGTGAAAGCCGATCGGGACGAAAAACGAGATCAACAGGACGAGAAAGCAAATGAGCGGTATCAGCCAACGGTACCGGATCCGGAAATTATGCGGATTCAGCCGGTTAAACACCGCGTAGTTCGTATAGCCCGTGAAGACATAGATCGAGGCCGCAAACGGCTCGAACTTCGGCGGCACCTTCCAATATTGGGCGACGGCCCGGATCGCGTCCCAATCCAAATTCGAGCTCGTCGACGCTTTGAATAGGATGAACAGCACGATCGGCAGGTTGACGATCATCGCCATCTCGATGACGAACATGACCGTCAGCGTCGAGCGGGTCGACGTATAGATGCAAACCCCGGCCAACAGCATGAGGACGATCATGGAGCTCGTATCCGGGTTGAAGAAACGGTTGATCAGCACGGCATAGCCAGCCAGCGCGATCGAAGAGGCCATGAGCCACATGAGCGACATGAACAGCAGTATCGGCACCGAAATGAATTTCGGCAGGAAAAGCGATAAAATTTCAGGCATGCCCTTGCCCGGGAACACTTTCATGACATGCGAATAGAGAAAAGCGAGCGCCGTTCCGGCAAAAGTCGCGCACACCATGGAGGAGACCGCGCCTTCATAACGGTCGTGAATGAGCAGATAAGGGACGAACAGCATCAGATTCAAGCTGCTGACAAGCGCGATATTGTAATAGAAATAACGGTTCATTCGCTGCTCACCTGCCCGATGTCGCCGCTTTGCGACGGCGTTTTGGAAAAGATGCGGAAATAAGGCTTTCCGAAGCTGCGCAAATCGGCCAAGTAGACGAGATAACAAAGCAAGCCGACCGTAACGCCGGATACGCCGAAGAAGATCGCCGGGATCAGGAGCGGATATTTGAGAAAACGGATCGCGCCTGACATATTGTTGACCGGAATGACAAAGTTGGAAATGGCGACGACGGACGTCACGATGATCATAATGCTGCTGACCAGTCCGGCTTGCTGGGCCGCTTGGCCGAGAATTAAGCCGCCGACGGTCGTCGCCGTCGAACCGATATATTTGGGCAGGCGAACGCTCGCTTCAATGAGCGATTCGATCATAAACAGCATAATGATGACCTCGATGAAGGAAGGATAGGGAACGCCGGAGCGGCTGCCCGCAATCGAGAACGTCAGCTGAACGCGGAACAACTCCGGATTGTACGAGACGATGGCGACGTATAAGGCCGGGAGCGAGATGGTCAGGATTACCGCCAAATAGCGGAGCGCGAGCAAGCAGCGCGTCATCCAGAACGAGTCGTAATGATCGTCGACCGCGTTCATGAAATCGAAGAATGTCGCAGGCAGAATCAACGCGAACATGGAGCCTTGCAGCAAAAGCACGATTTTGCCGCCGTAGATGCCCGTACAAACGCGGTCGGGCCGTTCCGTGACCATCATGGAGGGAAACAGCCGATAGCGGTCGCCGAGCGAACGCGACAGCTCCCCGGATGCCATAATCATCGGCGATGAGATGCGGTCCAGCTTTTCGCGTACCATCGTCAGCACCGAAGCGTCCACGCGCCGTTTATCGAACAGGATGCAGACGCGCGTCTTGGACATCGTTCCGACCGTGCGCTCCTCTACGGCGAGATCCGGGTTCGGATATCGGCTGCGGATGATATTGATCGAATCGATCAAATCTTCGCTGAGCGCGATTTGCGGTCCCGTGATGACGGTTTCGACCATCGTTTGCGGGTTCTCGTTGCGAATGATCCGGGCGGCATCCAGCTTGTAGACGACCCCGTTAACTTGCAGCAGCACAAAGCCGTCCAACAGCGTGTCCGCCCATTTGGCCGGATCTTCGAGACGCTTGAATACGGGGTTGGTCGTCACCAGCTCGTCGAACGGATGCTCTTGCTTCGTGAACGGCGTGAGAATGAAATCGCTCACTTTACTTTCGTCGCAGAGCGTGGCGATAAAGGCGATTTCAATGATCAGCGTATCGTTTTGCAGCCGGTTCATCATCAAGTCGCGCGATTCCGCGAAGAGCGTACCGATCCGATTCAGCATGATAGACCACCTCTTTCAGCACTCGAGCAGTTTGGCATAGTATGGGTGTCCGGGATGAAAAATATGCCGCGTCATGCGCGTTTTGCCAGAATGGCGGAGGGTGCAGTACAATAAGAGGCAGTGAACGAAGAGGTACGAAAGGGGAAGCATTCGAATGGCCAACTGG
It includes:
- a CDS encoding Ger(x)C family spore germination protein, yielding MTRFIRPLFMLAVVLLVVFAISGCGFRDIDKRFFVIAMGIDPAPEGQKGYSITLRLAIPSPKIEPGAAKTQVETINATTIAEAIRLLKSHVDKELDFGHCKLYLFGERLIQTDYNDSLEWVSRRRDVQNIAYVAIGRPDAKTIMNVEPQGERFPGNTIFLLFGNDGTQSSYIINEQLFDFLRRVGEKGMDPILPIMRKEDNGYVVTRLGLLDKRKLVAELNPQETEMYNQIRDRYAKSTITANIKGDTLVISIDRITSHYKIRKEGNGYVLKLRMNIGGIFEEAPRGVYDQDWHKLEQAFNDQVAAEAKRLLEKVQRAGVDPFGFGLRYRATHAGNSQTWKEWESIYPTLKFDVKVNVDIEGSGLVH
- a CDS encoding GerAB/ArcD/ProY family transporter; the encoded protein is MNRYFYYNIALVSSLNLMLFVPYLLIHDRYEGAVSSMVCATFAGTALAFLYSHVMKVFPGKGMPEILSLFLPKFISVPILLFMSLMWLMASSIALAGYAVLINRFFNPDTSSMIVLMLLAGVCIYTSTRSTLTVMFVIEMAMIVNLPIVLFILFKASTSSNLDWDAIRAVAQYWKVPPKFEPFAASIYVFTGYTNYAVFNRLNPHNFRIRYRWLIPLICFLVLLISFFVPIGFHGTEAVASYLYIWSVTSDSLMLGYGFIERVIFLFLLLFLNLTIVYTTTGWHIAMEMVKSCMPRMKPQIDPARTPKANWFIASAFALATLAASYFLNEKQNLTITQYWLMLRVYVEVVMVFLLFFFSLRAGRKKLGT
- a CDS encoding spore germination protein, which gives rise to MLNRIGTLFAESRDLMMNRLQNDTLIIEIAFIATLCDESKVSDFILTPFTKQEHPFDELVTTNPVFKRLEDPAKWADTLLDGFVLLQVNGVVYKLDAARIIRNENPQTMVETVITGPQIALSEDLIDSINIIRSRYPNPDLAVEERTVGTMSKTRVCILFDKRRVDASVLTMVREKLDRISSPMIMASGELSRSLGDRYRLFPSMMVTERPDRVCTGIYGGKIVLLLQGSMFALILPATFFDFMNAVDDHYDSFWMTRCLLALRYLAVILTISLPALYVAIVSYNPELFRVQLTFSIAGSRSGVPYPSFIEVIIMLFMIESLIEASVRLPKYIGSTATTVGGLILGQAAQQAGLVSSIMIIVTSVVAISNFVIPVNNMSGAIRFLKYPLLIPAIFFGVSGVTVGLLCYLVYLADLRSFGKPYFRIFSKTPSQSGDIGQVSSE